One Watersipora subatra chromosome 4, tzWatSuba1.1, whole genome shotgun sequence genomic window carries:
- the LOC137393518 gene encoding uncharacterized protein, with protein MDLQWSEETFSIPRLIDNVEFPQILQLVKVTHSSNPKNDINSAKHYSHKKSFLKHGDIIKLHGVRTFKRVILTGAGSLTQTEHVATEYGYLSPPGSTSIYKQFSVPSNYSMPLQVLPFKGMDHIYETAGDLVAEHPRPNAVIVNKTISIPEKHCTISEGDVLAITSVDKRCTNTGVVDFLICKHNDKAIGLPMSCVGNFTALQDETLLTLSDLVSKHVDIGFPQKIRFHELATLDNIQTSRQTITRGGQHHLIPEEEYIAENIVKQQYLVCTRCVESMNGLSNVQVFYIPATCSLMRDMKVRLPLFADTQSREQVLNGRYCPNLSMKDILDVLPIELVGQSDVTAWKLSEVFYESPQLPPRKGVHAADAVSLISTDSGGGTGSGNYANVKLNPRMNVSESNISRLVQMSGVKDNMPSSRLTDRMLAGEEQPLLSRGNSPEMARQQKGQMRTPVLQRKGVSTPCTPENRRKKGDHSTWSEKISLSLDNLKRTFRKTESEGREKSKIGDGSQRADSFENLSMSNGDDSADSSPESASCTTYANARLVSGQSEGFVGRVRPPHNGSKCTQIQELWTPPCSPDYRDHTTPLDTFKFGPSQQLNSSGPMALVRPATGLQFVPIDGGNPLQKASTTGEQKCQNTPAKSVSAHHICSVDNRRSKSPRAAPRQMRDNSGIAKNYENLERLCQPPPKYSDTQILPPPSRCSGYSSSGSRGSSENDLVHYQLDTIKSVDMIPEDLSTLTVPGLADCLHLFELPNVAQKFKQNQVDGQFFMIMTEHMFRDDVFNFSEFELLKLKQLKDGWRPRL; from the exons ATGGATTTACAATGGTCGGAAGAAACCTTCTCGATTCCACGTTTGATAGACAACGTCGAATTCCCACAGATTCTTCAATTGGTGAAGGTGACACATTCATCAAATCCTAAAAATGACATTAATTCTGCGAAACATTACAGTCATaagaaatcttttttaaaacatggCGACATCATAAAGCTTCACGGGGTGAGAACATTTAAAAGGGTGATTCTAACTGGTGCGGGTTCTCTCACTCAGACAGAACATGTAGCCACAGAGTACGGTTACCTATCACCTCCCGGTAGCACATCAATTTACAAACAATTTAGTGTACCGTCTAATTACTCGATGCCTTTACAAGTATTACCTTTCAAGGGAATGGATCATATCTATGAGACAGCAGGTGATTTGGTCGCTGAGCATCCACGACCCAACGCAGTTATTGTGAATAAGACTATATCTATACCAGAAAAGCACTGTACCATCAGCGAAGGAGATGTGCTGGCCATCACCTCAGTTGATAAGAGGTGTACTAATACAGGAGTCGTAGATTTTCTGATATGTAAGCACAATGACAAGGCAATTGGTTTGCCCATGTCATGTGTTGGCAACTTTACTGCTTTACAAGACGAAACACTTCTGACACTCAGTGACCTGGTTAGCAAACACGTCGATATTGGCTTTCCTCAGAAAATACGTTTCCACGAGCTGGCCACTCTTGATAACATTCAAACGAGCCGTCAGACGATAACTCGAGGTGGACAGCATCATTTGATACCAGAAGAGGAGTACATAGCTGAGAATATTGTAAAACAGCAATACCTGGTCTGTACTCGATGTGTGGAAAGTATGAATGGACTGTCTAATGTTCAAGTGTTTTACATTCCGGCGACTTGCTCGTTAATGAGGGACATGAAGGTCAGGTTACCACTATTTGCTGATACTCAGTCTCGTGAACAGGTGCTAAATGGCAGATATTGTCCAAATTTGAGCATGAAAGATATTTTGGATGTTTTGCCTATCGAATTAGTGGGACAGTCCGATGTCACAGCTTGGAAATTGAGTGAAGTTTTCTACGAAAGTCCTCAACTTCCTCCGAGAAAGGGCGTTCATGCTGCCGATGCAG TCTCTCTGATATCTACTGACAGCGGCGGAGGCACCGGAAGTGGCAACTACGCCAATGTCAAGTTGAACCCACGCATGAATGTCTCTGAATCAAACATTAGCA GGCTTGTACAAATGTCTGGTGTCAAGGATAATATGCCCAGCTCGCGGCTTACAGATCGG ATGCTTGCTGGTGAAGAACAACCGCTGTTGAGTCGGGGAAACAGCCCCGAGATGGCCCGTCAGCAAAAGGGACAGATGAGAACTCCTGTGCTACAGAGGAAGGGAGTGTCCACTCCGTGCACCCCTGAAAACCGCAGAAAAAAGGGTGACCATTCAACCTGGAGCGAGAAAATCTCTCTTTCGCTAGATAACCTTAAGAGGACATTTCGGAAAACAGAAAGTGAGGGGAGAGAAAAGTCAAAGATAG GTGATGGATCGCAGCGTGCCGACAGCTTTGAAAATCTATCCATGAGCAATGGGGATGATTCCGCTGACTCCTCTCCTGAATCGGCCTCTTGCACGACCTATGCCAACGCTAGATTGGTGTCTGGGCAGTCGGAAGGATTTGTAGGCCGGGTGAGGCCACCGCACAACGGCAGCAAATGTACTCAAATACAGGAGCTGTGGACACCTCCCTGCTCTCCAGACTACAGAGACCACACGACCCCTTTAGACACTTTCA AGTTTGGACCGTCTCAGCAGCTTAATTCATCTGGCCCGATGGCCTTGGTCAGGCCTGCAACAGGCCTCCAGTTTGTTCCTATTGATGGGGGAAATCCGCTACAAAAGGCATCAACCACCGGAGAGCAAAAGTGCCAGAACACTCCTGCCAAGTCTGTCTCAGCTCATCATATATGCTCTGTAGACAACAGACGCTCTAAATCACCTCGAGCTGCTCCTCGACAGATGAGGGACAACTCTGGTATTGCCAAAAACTATGAAAATCTCGAACGCTTGTGTCAGCCTCCTCCCAAGTACTCTGACACACAAATTTTACCGCCTCCTAGCAGGTGCTCCGGCTACTCATCTAGTGGTTCCCGGGGTAGCTCCGAGAATGACTTGGTGCATTATCAGCTTGACACCATAAAATCGGTGGATATGATACCAGAAGATCTCTCAACGCTAACTGTCCCGGGCCTCGCAGATTGTTTACACCTGTTTGAGTTACCGAATGTCGCtcaaaagtttaaacagaatCAAGTCGATGGCCAGTTCTTCATGATTATGACTGAGCATATGTTCCGTGATGACGTCTTTAACTTCAGTGAATTTGAGTTACTCAAGCTGAAACAACTGAAGGATGGCTGGAGACCGAGGCTATGA
- the LOC137393057 gene encoding trichohyalin-like — protein sequence MAPRVQKHRHREEQQIFVVHKHRHREEQQIYVVHKHRHREEQQIYVVQKHRHREEQQIFVVQKHRHREEQQIYVVQKHRHREELQIYVVQKHRHREELQIYVVQKHRHREEQQMYVVQKQRHREEQQIFVVQKHRHREEQQMYVVQKQRHREEQQIFVVQKQRHREEQQIYVVQKHRHREEQQIFVVQKHRHREEQQIYVVQKHRHREEQQMYVVQKHRHREEQQIFVVQKQRHREEQQIYVVQKHRHREELQIYVVQKHRHREEQQMYVVQKHRHREEQQIFVVQKQRHREEQQIYVVQKHRHREEQQIYVVQKHRHREEQQIYVVHKQRHREEQQIYVVQKHRHREEQQIYVVQKHRHREEQQIYVVQKHRHREEQQIYVVQKHRHREEQQIYVVQKHRHREEQQIYVVQKHRHREEQQIYVVQKHRHREEQQIYVVQKHRHREEQQIYVVQKHRHWEEQQIYVVQKHRHREEPELEI from the exons ATGGCCCCTCGTG TACAAAAGCATAGACATCGGGAAGAGCAGCAGATATTTGTAGTACACAAGCATAGACATCGGGAAGAGCAGCAGATATATGTAGTACACAAGCATAGACATCGGGAAGAGCAGCAGATATATGTAGTACAAAAGCATAGACATCGGGAAGAGCAGCAGATATTTGTAGTACAAAAGCATAGACATCGGGAAGAGCAGCAGATATATGTAGTACAAAAGCATAGACATCGGGAAGAGCTGCAGATATATGTAGTACAAAAGCATAGACATCGGGAAGAGCTGCAGATATATGTAGTACAAAAGCATAGACATCGGGAAGAGCAGCAGATGTATGTAGTACAAAAGCAAAGACATCGGGAAGAGCAGCAGATATTTGTAGTACAAAAGCATAGACATCGGGAAGAGCAGCAGATGTATGTAGTACAAAAGCAAAGACATCGGGAAGAGCAGCAGATATTTGTAGTACAAAAGCAAAGACATCGGGAAGAGCAGCAGATATATGTAGTACAAAAGCATAGACATCGGGAAGAGCAGCAGATATTTGTAGTACAAAAGCATAGACATCGGGAAGAGCAGCAGATATATGTAGTACAAAAGCATAGACATCGGGAAGAGCAGCAGATGTATGTAGTACAAAAGCATAGACATCGGGAAGAGCAGCAGATATTTGTAGTACAAAAGCAAAGACATCGGGAAGAGCAGCAGATATATGTAGTACAAAAGCATAGACATCGGGAAGAGCTGCAGATATATGTAGTACAAAAGCATAGACATCGGGAAGAGCAGCAGATGTATGTAGTACAAAAGCATAGACATCGGGAAGAGCAGCAGATATTTGTAGTACAAAAGCAAAGACATCGGGAAGAGCAGCAGATATATGTAGTACAAAAGCATAGACATCGGGAAGAGCAGCAGATATATGTAGTACAAAAGCATAGACATCGGGAAGAGCAGCAGATATATGTAGTACACAAGCAAAGACATCGGGAAGAGCAGCAGATATATGTAGTACAAAAGCATAGACATCGGGAAGAGCAGCAGATATATGTAGTACAAAAGCATAGACATCGGGAAGAGCAGCAGATATATGTAGTACAAAAGCATAGACATCGGGAAGAGCAGCAGATATATGTAGTACAAAAGCATAGACATCGGGAAGAGCAGCAGATATATGTAGTACAAAAGCATAGACATCGGGAAGAGCAGCAGATATATGTAGTACAAAAGCATAGACATCGGGAAGAGCAGCAGATATATGTAGTACAAAAGCATAGACATCGGGAAGAGCAGCAGATATATGTAGTACAAAAGCATAGACATCGGGAAGAGCAGCAGATATATGTAGTACAAAAGCATAGACATTGGGAAGAGCAGCAGATATATGTAGTACAAAAGCATAGACATCGGGAAGAGCCTGAACTGGAGATATGA